In Drosophila innubila isolate TH190305 chromosome 2R unlocalized genomic scaffold, UK_Dinn_1.0 1_C_2R, whole genome shotgun sequence, the following are encoded in one genomic region:
- the LOC117785451 gene encoding uncharacterized protein LOC117785451 has protein sequence MTKEDVDSSERDNVAAAVSNDNAILIQSEKKTNDASNAETNGAQSIANKSESNSPQPHAIQNNEDAADDDEKELIRRMRADAVDNTMYSKKFILQTLMTLSQQPEQTALDLELEEDLCKLWDISVAPEVVAFLLENDVIELIASAISTSEDVRLYEILIGLLGNMCAQVECVEQLTANAEWIEMLLKLSTCMDTCMLLQLMRVFQYVMAHVVSGKEQLAIDWYICFAACDSSAKNLGFILQQSVSDELLIAALKATNAVLASCALVEEENAQSDLNLKPFAEVFLVQELCDGVNNAFVRLMRDDLAKQADEIDGEAGDQVTADEDEDDDESNSPKINCDIEVIQTYLNICTILVQLPEAQISMDLYASSIMYCLTRILIFLQQPMQLLPLGERQEEYLEDMVHICSCLKYFYDKDTFANILGVWLILRQHIEDYAEYDENDFEAYEDEPRSQYEENAFKLLRLLGHMLIQVDIAVIMKDIEEIDVVKVELFRNALQADQDEDVLLQRAHQRLCAVLNNVDGQAK, from the exons ATGACCAAAGAAGATGTGGACAGCTCTGAAAGAGACAATGTTGCGGCAGCCGTGAGTAATGATAACGCTATATTGATACAATcggaaaagaaaacaaatgacGCTAGCAATGCTGAGACAAATGGCGCTCAAAGCATTGCCAATAAGTCCGAGTCGAATTCACCCCAACCCCATGCAATTCAAAACAATGAGGATGCTGCGGATGATGATGAGAAAGAATTAATTAGGCGCATGCGTGCTGATGCCGTAGATAACACTATGTACAGCAAGAAATTCATACTCCAAACACTGATGACACTTAGCCAGCAGCCGGAGCAGACAGCGCTGGATCTGGAGCTGGAGGAAGACTTGTGCAAATTATGGGATATTTCTGTGGCGCCGGAAGTGGTCGCATTTTTGCTGGAAAACGATGTCATTGAGCTGATAGCGTCTGCCATTTCCACAAGCGAGGATGTGCGACTGTACGAGATCCTCATTGGTCTCCTGGGCAATATGTGTGCCCAGGTGGAGTGCGTGGAGCAGCTGACGGCCAATGCAGAGTGGATTGAGATGCTGCTCAAGCTGAGCACCTGCATGGACACGTGTATGCTGCTCCAGCTGATGCGCGTCTTTCAGTATGTCATGGCACACGTGGTGAGCGGAAAGGAGCAGCTGGCCATCGACTGGTATATTTGTTTTGCGGCCTGCGACAGCTCAGCAAAGAATCTCGGCTTCATTCTGCAGCAGTCCGTGAGTGATGAGTTGCTTATTGCTGCACTGAAGGCCACAAATGCTGTACTGGCGAGCTGTGCCCTGGTGGAGGAGGAGAACGCCCAATCTGACCTCAACTTGAAGCCCTTTGCTGAAGTCTTTCTAGTGCAGGAACTATGTGATGGTGTTAACAATGCCTTTGTGCGTCTTATGCGTGACGATCTCGCCAAGCAAGCAGATGAAATCGATGGGGAAGCTGGGGATCAGGTGACAGCcgatgaagatgaagacgaTGATGAATCGAACTCACCAAAAATCAATTGCGATATAGAAGTAATTCAAACCTACCTCAATATTTGCACCATTCTTGTGCAGCTGCCAGAGGCGCAGATATCCATGGATTTGTATGCATCCAGCATCATGTACTGTCTGACACGCATCCTAATATTCCTGCAGCAGCCCATGCAGTTACTGCCTCTGGGCGAACGGCAGGAGGAGTATCTCGAGGACATGGTTCACATTTGCAGC tgtctcaaatatttttatgacaaGGATACCTTTGCTAACATCCTCGGAGTGTGGTTAATTCTGAGACAACACATTGAGGATTATGCCGAATACGATGAGAACGATTTCGAGGCCTACGAGGATGAGCCTCGTTCACAGTACGAAGAGAATGCATTCAAATTGCTGCGTCTCTTGGGTCACATGCTGATCCAGGTGGACATTGCTGTGATCATGAAGGATATTGAAGAGATTGATGTTGTCAAAGTGGAATTGTTTCGTAATGCCTTGCAAGCGGATCAGGATGAAGATGTGCTGCTCCAGAGAGCGCACCAGCGCCTATGCGCGGTTTTAAATAATGTAGATGGCCAAGCCAAATAA